A window of Hyperolius riggenbachi isolate aHypRig1 chromosome 1, aHypRig1.pri, whole genome shotgun sequence contains these coding sequences:
- the XBP1 gene encoding LOW QUALITY PROTEIN: X-box-binding protein 1 (The sequence of the model RefSeq protein was modified relative to this genomic sequence to represent the inferred CDS: deleted 2 bases in 1 codon) codes for MVVMGASKVIFIPSNQSEQVECKQLASVMLPIHSPSSPESVSGDVPPRKRQRLTHLSPEEKALRRKLKNRVAAQTARDRKKARMGELEQQVLDLELENEKLLIENQVLREKSHGLMTENQELRQRLGLDALDMKEEEAEVLIQTREDEVRPVTGSAERSTQTMCPSAAGAGPEVSEPDSVSMDSDSPDSSDCESDILLGLLESLESEILLGGGELPWNQQHEAKAVETDSVSSPPSSPVGTPPIKLEAINELIRFDHVYTKPLSSEHGSELVVESDIIIKTEEASLSPSYESPVSVKEESQEEEPTPEPGMQSLLSCSENMETSVKLVDAGSDSGCEGCRSPFSDMSSPLNYDQGWEDSFTSELFPQLLSVQIDELCAASPLSDPTLFWNPSPELDSEPF; via the exons ATGGTGGTCATGGGAGCCTCCAAAGTGATCTTCATCCCTAGCAATCAGTCCGAGCAAGTGGAGTGCAAGCAGCTGGCTTCCGTCATGCTGCCGATACACAGCCCCTCCAGCCCGGAGTCGGTGAGCGGCGATGTCCCCCCGAGGAAGAGACAGCGGCTGACCCACCTCTCCCCGGAGGAGAAAGCTCTCAGGAG GAAATTAAAAAACAGAGTAGCCGCACAAACAGCACGAGACAGAAAAAAAGCCAGAATGGGTGAACTGGAGCAGCAAGTGTTGGATCTAGAGCTCGAG AATGAGAAACTCCTGATCGAAAACCAAGTGCTACGAGAAAAGTCCCATGGTTTGATGACAGAAAACCAAGAATTACGTCAGAGACTGGGCCTTGATGCCCTCGACATGAAAGAGGAAGAAGCTGAG GTTCTAATCCAGACCAGAGAAGATGAAGTCAGGCCGGTGACCGGGTCCGCTGAG CGCAGCACTCAGACTATGTGCCCCTCTGCAGCAGGAGCAGGCCCAGAAGTCTCCGAACCTGACAGCGTCTCTATGGATTCTGACAGCCCTGACTCTTCAGACTGTGAG TCTGATATCTTGCTGGGCTTGCTGGAAAGTCTGGAGTCGGAGATTTTGCTTGGAGGTGGAGAGCTGCCCTGGAACCAGCAGCACGAGGCTAAAGCAGTTGAAACGGATTCCGTATCCAGCCCCCCATCTTCTCCTGTGGGGACCCCACCAATCAAGCTGGAAGCCATTAATGAACTGATCCGATTTGACCATGTCTACACAAAGCCCCTGTCGTCTGAGCATGGCTCAGAGCTTGTGGTAGAATCCGATATCATTATTAAAACAGAGGAAGCATCTTTAAGCCCTTCATATGAGTCCCCAGTCAGCGTAAAGGAAGAGTCCCAAGAAGAAGAGCCCACCCCCGAACCTGGCATGCAGAGCTTATTGTCCTGTTCAGAAAACATGGAGACATCAGTAAAGCTGGTGGACGCAGGCAGTGACTCTGGCTGTGAGGGCTGCCGGTCACCCTTCAGTGACATGTCCTCTCCTTTGAACTATGATCAGGGATGGGAGGACTCTTTTACCAGTGAACTTTTCCCTCAGCTTCTCAGTGTCCAGATTGATGAACTGTGTGCAGCATCTCCCCTCTCCGACCCAACCCTCTTCTGGAATCCAAGCCCAGAGTTGGACAGTGAACCATTCTAA